Proteins from a genomic interval of Quercus lobata isolate SW786 chromosome 11, ValleyOak3.0 Primary Assembly, whole genome shotgun sequence:
- the LOC115967877 gene encoding nitrate regulatory gene2 protein-like, whose amino-acid sequence MGCSNSKVDDLPAVSLCRERLNFLDQAIHYRYALAQSHIAYIHSLKSVGHSLHNFIHQQDPSHLSSSSPIPGSPRKPDPAPKHAHHQAQAHALNHDSDSGHLDLHSDSDEDDDDSGGAHHIDFPSGDASPNLHHIDYPDPGQDPDYGYGGVGGGGSVLYNTNYMKNKATPPSVVYEQRPPNPETVYMGESSNSGYAYPYYGNNYDNPSASPYSNYGYGYPNSNPNPNFNNSNGYYANSPNYGGAAVGSTSNSKPPPPPPSPPRASAWDFLNPFESYDKFYSTSSPAVAYTPSRDSKVREEEGIPELEEDNYYHREVVKEVHGDQKFVGGGDKGGRGNNSKAVMVEDDDDVVGGVHDHEASTSLYEARPRASSGGVENDGAEYEVHVVEKKVVGNEDEEGRSRYKGLNVFQLAREIEVLFERASEFGNEVARLLEVGKLPYNRRHPVSSKILHVVTPSASVVSSHPSTSKGGAEPSASAGLAQVDADEDVVTFGSRNLSSTLQKLYLWEKKLYNEVKAEEKMRVVHDRKVSKLKRLDQRGAEATKVDTTRTLIRSLSTKIRMAIKVVDGISVKISTIRDEELWPQLNELIKGLTRMWKSMLECHRSQCQAIREAKGLGSIGPGKKLSDSHIKATLELEHELIRWTDTFSSWINAQKGYVKALNNWLLKCLYDEPEETEDGPAPFSPSRIGAPPVFVICNRWSQAMDRISEKEVVDCMRVFTYSVLQIWEHDKNEMRQRMMVNKDLERMVKNLDREDQKIQKEMQALDKKMVLFTQDGNIHSDEQIVYPSDTSNRSIQASLQHIFEAMEKFMDESMKAYQELQPLGE is encoded by the exons ATGGGTTGCTCGAATTCAAAGGTGGATGATCTCCCAGCGGTGAGTCTGTGTCGTGAAAGGCTCAACTTTCTCGACCAAGCAATTCACTATCGCTACGCTTTGGCTCAGTCCCACATCGCTTATATTCACTCGCTCAAATCCGTCGGCCACTCTCTTCACAACTTCATTCACCAGCAAGATCcatctcatctctcttcctCGTCTCCAATACCCGGTTCTCCCAGAAAACCCGACCCGGCCCCGAAGCATGCTCACCATCAAGCTCAAGCTCATGCTCTGAACCACGATTCTGATTCGGGTCATCTCGATCTCCACTCGGATTCTGATGAAGACGACGACGATTCCGGCGGGGCGCACCATATTGATTTTCCCTCGGGTGACGCATCCCCGAATTTACACCATATAGATTATCCGGATCCGGGTCAGGACCCGGATTATGGGTATGgcggtgttggtggtggtggtagtgtgCTTTACAATACGAATTATATGAAGAATAAAGCTACGCCGCCTTCAGTGGTGTACGAGCAGAGACCGCCGAATCCAGAGACTGTTTATATGGGCGAATCGTCAAATTCTGGGTATGCTTATCCATACTATGGAAATAATTATGACAATCCTAGTGCTAGTCCTTATTCAAATTACGGATATGGGTATCCGAATTCGAATCCGAATCCTAATTTCAACAATTCAAATGGGTATTACGCGAATTCGCCGAATTACGGCGGTGCGGCGGTGGGTTCCACGTCGAATTCGAAGCCGCCACCGCCTCCTCCCTCGCCGCCTCGGGCGTCGGCGTGGGATTTCTTGAACCCATTCGAGAGTTACGACAAGTTCTACTCGACTTCGTCGCCGGCGGTGGCGTACACGCCGAGCCGGGACTCGAAGGTGAGGGAGGAGGAGGGGATACCGGAGCTGGAAGAGGATAACTATTACCACAGGGAGGTGGTGAAGGAAGTTCATGGGGATCAGAAGTTTGTAGGTGGTGGTGATAAAGGGGGTAGAGGGAATAATTCTAAGGCTGTGATGGtggaggatgatgatgatgtggtTGGTGGGGTTCATGATCACGAGGCTTCGACTTCGTTGTACGAAGCGAGGCCGAGGGCAAGTTCTGGTGGTGTGGAGAATGATGGGGCGGAGTATGAAGTGCATGTGGTTGAGAAGAAAGTGGTGGGGAATGAGGATGAGGAAGGTAGGTCTAGGTACAAGGGTTTGAATGTGTTTCAGTTGGCTAGAGAAATTGAGGTCTTGTTTGAGAGAGCTTCGGAGTTTGGGAATGAGGTTGCCAGATTGCTTGAAGTGGGAAAGCTCCCTTATAACCGTAGACACCCAG TTTCTTCAAAGATTTTGCATGTGGTTACTCCTTCGGCCTCGGTAGTATCCTCACACCCTTCTACTTCTAAAGGGGGTGCTGAGCCGTCGGCCTCTGCTGGTCTGGCTCAGGTTGATGCGGATGAAGATGTGGTGACGTTTGGATCTAGAAATCTTTCATCTACCTTACAAAAGCTGTATCTTTGGGAGAAGAAGCTCTATAATGAAGTTAAG GCTGAGGAAAAGATGCGGGTAGTGCATGACAGGAAGGTAAGTAAGCTGAAGCGCTTAGATCAAAGGGGTGCTGAGGCTACAAAAGTTGATACTACCCGTACTTTAATAAGgagtctttccacaaaaataaGAATGGCTATTAAGGTTGTTGATGGGATATCTGTGAAGATAAGTACAATTAGAGATGAAGAGCTGTGGCCCCAACTGAATGAATTAATTAAAGG GTTGACACGAATGTGGAAATCTATGCTAGAATGCCATCGTAGTCAATGCCAAGCAATCAGAGAAGCCAAAGGTTTAGGTTCAATTGGACCTggcaagaagcttagtgattcTCATATTAAAGCTACTTTGGAGCTTGAGCATGAGCTTATTAGATGGACAGACACATTCTCTAGTTGGATAAATGCCCAGAAGGGCTATGTGAAAGCCTTGAATAATTGGCTTCTGAAATGCCTTTATGATGAACCTGAAGAAACAGAGGATGGACCAGCTCCCTTCTCACCTAGTAGGATTGGTGCACCACCTGTGTTTGTAATCTGTAATCGGTGGTCACAAGCTATGGATAGAATATCTGAGAAGGAAGTGGTTGACTGTATGCGTGTTTTTACCTACAGTGTTTTACAGATCTGGGaacatgataaaaatgaaatgcGCCAGAGAATGATGGTGAACAAGGATCTGGAGAGGATGGTTAAGAATTTGGATAGAGAGGACCAGAAAATACAGAAAGAGATGCAGGCATTAGACAAGAAAATGGTTCTGTTCACTCAGGATGGTAACATTCACTCAGATGAACAGATTGTATATCCTAGTGACACTAGCAATCGTAGCATACAGGCAAGTCTGCAGCACATTTTTGAGGCCATGGAGAAATTCATGGATGAATCCATGAAAGCTTACCAGGAACTTCAGCCCCTCGGTGAATAA